The DNA region TCATGTCTTTTTCCTCACTGTTCACAACTTGTCATTGTTTGCATTCTGAATAGTGCCTTGGTATTGCTTCAACTGTACATCCGCTATTATCGAGGCTGACTGCTGGCCCTCGGTTACTGGGGCCATGCCATCGTCCTCCAGGGTTTTTCGCAACGCCCCTGAGATGCTCCGACGGAAACCCCTCCGGCGCTCCAGGCCCATGCAGAAGTAGAGGATGGGGTTGACGCAGCTGTTGAAGTGCGACAGGCCCTGCGCCACCGGCAGGCCCAGCTTGACCCAGCGGCTCTCCTTGCGGACCATCTTGACCAGCAACAGGAAGTGGTAGGGAGCCCAGCACAGGAAGAAGGCAGTgaccagcatcactagcagacggatgaccttgagagagagagagagagagagagagagagagagagagagagagagaggggggtcgaGAGAGTAGGTTGGTGTAAGTATGGGAGGTGTATGTATAGGTGAAGAGTATGCTGCATGTATTGTATATGTACAGGGCCATTGACAAGTTTGGTCATGCtggagacaaagtcatctgaaagggccccccatccaattccgggccccctatctccctgggcctggaacaacagACCTATTTGTCGACCCTGTCAGCTTCCCAGTATATGTATGTGGATGGACTAGTACAATGAGATGTGAGTCTCCAAAGATCTAATGCTGACTGATAAATTGActtgtctgatgtgaaaacaaatactgTATCTGTATCAATAATGTCATCTAATTTAATCTACCTTGACTTTGAGCACGCATCAGCCGGCGATCACCAGGAACTTAATTCATtataattcattttgaaatgttcttccttgttttaACTTGTTGTTGAAATGTTTGATTTGTCAAATTTGAAATTTGTCCCccaaaataatataaataatattttttctcgATTTTAGCAGTGatgttttttcactatttttaacaaacacccttgacctcattattAAGCCTGCCAATAGACTAGTAAGAAAAGTCTAATGCTCATCCTTTGGAACCGAGAACCCCCATTCTTTGGAACTTTAGAACACCCCCATCCCCAACATCTCCCACCGCCCCTCGGCTGTCTCTTTCCCAACACCCCCCTATGGCTCCCTAACGccctctggggggctgtagtgcccccgttgagaaacactgatctaatgtGTGGACTGAATGTTTTGAAAGTGATTTTGATATTCTTCAGTTTACCAAGTGGTGTTCGGAGTTGGTGTTTGTACCTTGACTTTGCGGCGGATATGGGTGCGGCGCAGTCCGCAGGCGGTGAGCACATAGCAGCCGGCGATCACCAGGAAGGGCAGTAGGAAGCCGAAGAGGAAGCGGACCAGGTAGAGGCAGGTGCGCACACCCACGCTTCGCACCGCCTCCATGGAGCACTTTGTGGCGTTGACGCCTCCACTGCTGCCGCTGTCCTCCTGGGTTTccgtagaggagtagagtagagtagagttgcttTATTTATACCCGtgaggaaattcaggtgtcaagtaccTCACACACAATCAGTGGTGTTCCTAGGGGCAGGCCAACTGGGGCGGCAGCTGAAGGGGGCGGTACCATCACGAAACCCCCTCCACACCGTGAAACACCGCCCCCACATGACATCGCGAAGATCACTACATGTTAAAATAGTTATAAATATATTAAAAATCATTCAAAAGTGTAAATTCTACACTATTGACACATTGTTgtaataacaacattactataaGTGGTTTTTGTTAGCTATTATCAGTGTTTTTTTGCCGCCAGGGACGGGGTGTCGGAGGTGGCATCGCCTAGGGTGCAACTCATTGTATGACTGCCACGGCACATGATACACATAGTGCACAcaagacaaacagaaacacagcagATATTACGGCAGGTCAAAtagaatgaaaacaaaaacaaacaataaaaaaccaAGCAGACCTTGACCACCACGGTGCGGCTGATGGAGTAAGGCAGGCTCAGCACCACAGCAGCCACCCACACAGCCACGTTGATGGCCCGCGCCCGGCCCACGGTGCGCAGGCTCTTGGCCTGGATGGGGCGCTGGACGCAGAGCGCCCGGTCCAGACTGATGACCACCAGCAGGAAGACACTGCAGAACATGTTGGCATACTTGAGCAGGCCATTGAACTGGCACAGCGCCAGGCCGAACAGCCAGTGGTCCAGGCTGAGGTAGGAGACGGAGAGCACGCGCGAGATGCTGAACACCAGGTCGGCCACCGCCAGGTTGAGCAGGCACACGTTGGTGGCGGTGGGCTTGAGGCGTGCGCCAATCACCCACACCACCAGGGCGTTGCCCACGCTGCCCAGCGCGATGGTCAGACCGTACAGCACGATCTGGACCGtcttcaccacctcctccacgcGCACCGCGTCCACCTGAGACGCCATTCTGCAAGAAAGACAAAGATGTAGCGTAGGCAGCCGAGAATCACCACAGTTGCTAATATCATAACCTCCACAAGCGTTGTCAAGATCAGCTTTTTTCATTACATGCTCTAGACATGGTTAAGCAGTTAGGACGTCAAacgtgtagcccaaaggttgccggcttGACTCCCGTCACGCCagtttggtgggtgggtgggtgcaattaaccagtgctctcccccatccttctccatgactgaggaaccctgagcatggtattgcTCCGTCGCACTGCTtcattggggcgccattgggggctgcccccttgcacagatgaggcataaatgcaattttgttgtgtgcacttgtgtgctgtggagttgctgtgtcacaatgacaataggtgtTGGAGCATCAtaggtggactttcactttcacctcaCTTTTGTCATAACACTGGCCACCAGTGGGGGAATTACCTTCACAGTTAAGAATAGTGATCATCCAACATTCAATTTAACATGTTCTGCACAGTGTGTTTGGTACTTTTTGGTACTGTAGAGTGTATTTGAGTACTGTtgaataagtgagttcgcaattactagtg from Engraulis encrasicolus isolate BLACKSEA-1 chromosome 5, IST_EnEncr_1.0, whole genome shotgun sequence includes:
- the LOC134449785 gene encoding C3a anaphylatoxin chemotactic receptor-like; amino-acid sequence: MASQVDAVRVEEVVKTVQIVLYGLTIALGSVGNALVVWVIGARLKPTATNVCLLNLAVADLVFSISRVLSVSYLSLDHWLFGLALCQFNGLLKYANMFCSVFLLVVISLDRALCVQRPIQAKSLRTVGRARAINVAVWVAAVVLSLPYSISRTVVVKEDSGSSGGVNATKCSMEAVRSVGVRTCLYLVRFLFGFLLPFLVIAGCYVLTACGLRRTHIRRKVKVIRLLVMLVTAFFLCWAPYHFLLLVKMVRKESRWVKLGLPVAQGLSHFNSCVNPILYFCMGLERRRGFRRSISGALRKTLEDDGMAPVTEGQQSASIIADVQLKQYQGTIQNANNDKL